In Drosophila simulans strain w501 chromosome 3R, Prin_Dsim_3.1, whole genome shotgun sequence, a single window of DNA contains:
- the LOC6729338 gene encoding eukaryotic translation initiation factor 4E isoform X1 has protein sequence MSMEKVANKQYETKNWPDIVDSDDSDVDNEIDVDNLPPLEVGPGENRLQHTYCLWFSRKETQRAAADYSKSLHMVGRCASVQQWWSLYSHLIRPTALKPYRELLLFKQGIVPMWEDPANSKGGQWLIRLRKNKVDRAWENVCMAMLGEQFLVGDEICGVVLQTKYPNPSIQVACSSRPIICIIYTRFVVKFGQCKIIIVTNNNKRNVYEFLTIIVIKIHEEMLSLLSRKCKFVNAPPNVLVDFCFDHTKLPTANVRPALQARLFLIQFVNSPFDLLNEQRINGKLKTQNCNCNNSNSANQHVFTTKTRATTTAKKKIIKHPVNRVQ, from the exons atgagcatgGAGAAAGTAGCCAACAAGCAGTACGAGAC GAAAAACTGGCCAGATATCGTCGACAGCGACGACAGCGATGTGGATAACGAGATAGATGTGGACAACCTGCCGCCACTGGAGGTGGGTCCCGGCGAGAACCGGCTGCAGCACACATACTGCCTCTGGTTCTCTCGCAAGGAGACGCAGCGGGCGGCCGCCGACTACAGCAAGTCGCTGCACATGGTCGGCCGGTGCGCCAGCGTGCAGCAGTGGTGGTCGCTCTACTCGCACCTCATCCGGCCCACAGCCCTGAAGCCCTACCGGGAGCTCCTCCTCTTCAAGCAGGGTATCGTGCCGATGTGGGAGGACCCGGCGAACAGCAAGGGCGGACAATGGTTGATACGGCTGCGCAAGAACAAGGTCGACCGGGCCTGGGAGAACGTTTGTATGGCGATGCTCGGGGAGCAGTTCCTCGTCGGCGACGAGATATGCGGAGTCGTGCTACAGACGAAATATCCG AATCCAAGCATCCAAGTAGCATGCTCATCAAGGCCTATAATCTGCATTATCTACACACGTTTTGTAGTAAAATTCGGACAATGCAAAATCATTATAGTTACTAATAACAATAAACGCAATGTGTATGAGTTTTTGACAATTATTGTGATTAAGATACACGAAGAAATGCTTTCGCTTCTAAGtaggaaatgcaaatttgttaaTGCACCGCCAAACGTACTGGTCGATTTCTGTTTTGATCACACGAAATTACCAACTGCAAATGTCAGACCTGCATTACAAGCACGTTTATTTCTTATTCAATTCGTTAATTCACCTTTTGATCTTTTGAACGAGCAACGAATAAATGGGAAATTGAAAACccaaaactgcaactgcaacaacagcaatagcgCAAATCAGCACGTTTTCACCACaaaaacaagagcaacaacaactgcaaaaaaaaaaataataaaacacccAGTTAACCGCGTTCagtga
- the LOC27206665 gene encoding syntaxin-1A, with amino-acid sequence MTKDRLAALHAAQSDDEEETEVAVNVDGHDSYMDDFFAQVEEIRGMIDKVQDNVEEVKKKHSAILSAPQTDEKTKQELEDLMADIKKNANRVRGKLKGIEQNIEQEEQQNKSSADLRIRKTQHSTLSRKFVEVMTEYNRTQTDYRERCKGRIQRQLEITGRPTNDDELEKMLEEGNSSVFTQGIIMETQQAKQTLADIEARHQDIMKLETSIKELHDMFMDMAMLVESQGEMIDRIEYHVEHAMDYVQTATQDTKKALKYQSKARRKKIMILICLTVLGILAASYVSSYFM; translated from the coding sequence ATGACTAAAGACAGATTAGCCGCTCTCCATGCCGCCCAATCCGATGACGAGGAGGAGACGGAGGTGGCCGTCAATGTGGATGGCCATGATTCCTACATGGACGACTTCTTCGCCCAGGTGGAGGAGATCCGCGGGATGATCGACAAGGTGCAGGACAATGTCGAGGAGGTGAAGAAGAAGCACTCGGCCATCCTGTCCGCCCCGCAAACGGACGAGAAGACCAAGCAAGAGCTGGAGGATCTGATGGCCGACATCAAGAAGAATGCCAATCGCGTTCGCGGCAAGCTCAAGGGCATCGAGCAGAACatcgagcaggaggagcagcagaatAAGTCGTCGGCGGATCTGAGAATCCGGAAGACGCAGCACTCGACGTTGTCACGGAAATTCGTCGAGGTGATGACCGAGTACAATCGCACGCAGACCGACTACCGAGAGCGCTGCAAGGGAAGGATACAGCGTCAGCTGGAGATTACCGGACGACCGACCAACGACGATGAGCTGGAAAAGATGCTGGAGGAGGGCAACTCGTCTGTGTTCACGCAGGGCATCATCATGGAGACGCAGCAGGCCAAACAGACGCTGGCGGACATTGAGGCCCGCCACCAGGACATCATGAAGCTGGAGACATCGATCAAGGAGCTGCACGACATGTTCATGGACATGGCCATGCTGGTGGAGTCGCAGGGCGAGATGATCGATCGCATTGAGTACCATGTGGAGCACGCTATGGACTATGTGCAGACGGCAACTCAGGACACCAAGAAGGCGCTCAAGTACCAGAGTAAAGCCCGACGAAAGAAGATCATGATACTGATCTGCCTCACTGTGCTGGGCATCTTAGCGGCCTCATATGTTAGCAGTTATTTCATGTAA
- the LOC6729340 gene encoding ADP-ribosylation factor-like protein 6-interacting protein 4, whose product MGKSEKKSKKKHKEKRREHKEKHKSKKSKKHSRKKEESPPIASPSPIQPERVNQEEEDDFAIPIALMNSKSHAPETPEEYQRRQSQIRKEVDPVTGRVRLIKGDSEVLEEIVTKERHLEINKKATRGDGEFYEARSLNAAKRRK is encoded by the exons atgggaaaaagtgagaaaaaatcaaagaaaaagcACAAGGAGAAGCGCAGGGAACACAAGGAAAAGCACAAGTCCAAGAAATCCAAGAAACACAGCCGAAAAAAGGAAGAATCCCCGCCGATAGCTTCACCATCACCAATACAGCCTGAAAGGGTCaaccaggaggaggaggatgactTTGCCATACCAATAG CACTGATGAATAGCAAATCACATGCTCCGGAAACTCCAGAGGAATACCAGCGCCGTCAGAGCCAGATCCGCAAAGAGGTGGACCCGGTGACGGGCCGCGTCCGGCTCATCAAAGGCGACAGTGAGGTGCTGGAAGAGATTGTGACCAAAGAGCGCCACCTGGAGATCAACAAGAAGGCCACCCGCGGTGATGGAGAGTTCTACGAAGCCAGATCTCTGAACGCCGCCAAGCGTCGCAAATAG
- the LOC6729339 gene encoding UV excision repair protein RAD23 homolog A: MTQPPHIHITITNTRSKIKFNKKEKTMKLSIRMLDQRTITLEMDESQEVRALKQRLGKSPEVAMAAENLQLIYNGRIMEDAMPLSEYRIAEDKIIVLMGKKRVIESPPEEQVAPTPPLAAGPTVLRTEDVAPSLAPNDQWVNDLMSMGYGEEEVRSALRASFNHPERAIEYLINGIPQEVASEQGLAAVPNVQASEQLQHLLADPSITRMREMLNQNPELMHRLMDRLAETDPATFEALGSNQDFLNMISGGARRTNEVGHLEITLTAEEAAAVGRLEALGFERVMAVQAYLACDKDEQLAAEILIRQSEEDRD; encoded by the coding sequence ATGACACAACCGCCGCACATTCACATAACTATCACAAACACTCGCAGCAAAATTAAGtttaacaaaaaagaaaaaacgatgAAGCTGTCTATACGCATGCTGGACCAACGCACCATCACTTTGGAGATGGACGAATCGCAGGAGGTGAGGGCTCTGAAGCAGAGATTGGGCAAATCACCCGAAGTCGCCATGGCCGCGGAGAACCTTCAGCTGATATACAATGGCCGCATTATGGAGGATGCCATGCCCCTCAGTGAATATCGTATAGCCGAGGACAAGATCATTGTGTTGATGGGTAAGAAGAGGGTTATTGAGAGCCCGCCAGAAGAGCAGGTTGCCCCGACACCACCGTTGGCCGCTGGCCCAACTGTTTTGCGCACAGAGGATGTGGCGCCTTCACTAGCTCCCAATGATCAATGGGTGAACGATCTCATGTCCATGGGATATGGTGAAGAGGAGGTACGCTCAGCCCTCCGGGCCAGCTTCAATCATCCGGAAAGGGCTATAGAGTATTTGATCAATGGGATTCCTCAGGAGGTTGCTTCAGAGCAGGGATTAGCTGCAGTCCCGAACGTACAGGCAAgtgagcaactgcagcacttATTGGCAGATCCTAGCATTACACGGATGCGTGAGATGCTTAATCAGAATCCAGAACTAATGCACCGACTGATGGACAGACTGGCTGAAACCGATCCGGCTACCTTCGAAGCCTTAGGGAGTAACCAGGACTTCCTGAACATGATTTCAGGCGGTGCACGTCGCACGAACGAGGTGGGACATTTAGAGATTACTTTAACCGCCGAAGAAGCCGCCGCCGTAGGGCGTTTGGAGGCACTGGGTTTCGAACGTGTGATGGCCGTTCAGGCCTATCTGGCCTGCGACAAGGACGAGCAGCTGGCCGCAGAGATACTAATCCGCCAGTCAGAAGAGGATCGAGATTAA